The Methanotorris formicicus Mc-S-70 region ATGAACTGGTTTGACATTTGGTTTCCTCTGCAGAATCTTGTAACTCCACCAGTTGCAGCACATGCTCCTAAGGCAACAACAATCTTTGATTTTTCCCTAACTTCAAGAATTTCTTTTAGTGAGTGCTCATCATCTAAGCAAACACTACCCTCCACAAGCGCAATATCAATATCATCAGGAATTTCCCTCTCAATGGTTATTTTATCATCTATTTCTTTTATCTCTGTCTTTTCATCCACCAAAGTTAATGCATAGACCAACTTCACCTTATTTAAAATATCCAAAAGTTGCTCGTAAGTATCTGCAATAGATATCAAACATCCTGTGCATCCACACATGTGTATGTGTGCTATTTTTACCATAATTTCCCCCACAAGTTTATTTATTTTGATAACTCATCCAAAACCATCTCAACAGCTTTATCAACAGATTTTTTAACTTCCTCTGACAATTCAAGGCATATATCTGGGGCAGTCATGTTTTTTGATTGGCATCCAATAACTACAACTTTTATGCCATATTTTTCGCTAATCTCCTTTATCATCCCTGCAAGAGGCATATCATGAGCATCTATGTAGTATTTTTTTATCTTTGGCAAGTCATTTGGATACAATTTTATTAATTCTCCCGGCTTTAATCCAAAATCAATTGCATCTATGATTATAATCTTCCTTATTGGCGTATTTTCATCAATTAAAGAAAGTATAAAGTGAGATGCTCCAGTTCCAGCATCAATAATCCCTATTTTATCAGAATTTAGGATGGGAATTTTTTCTTTTAATGCATTTAACTTGTTTACAACCGCATAGCCAAACCCATCATCACCAAACAGAACATTTCCACATCCAAGGATTAAAATTTCTTTATTCAAATATTCTGGCATGTTTATCCCGTTATTTTAGTATTTTCTCATCAACCACTCTATTATCATAATCCTTAACAATTATGTGGGTCGCACATGAAATACATGGGTCATAAGCCCTAACAACATACTCCGCAAACTTATAATGGTTTCCCTCAATTGCCTTACCAATAACTGGAATGTTCCATGTTGTTGCAACAATCGCATTGTAATAAACTATATTTCCCCTCTTGTCTATTGCTGCTTGGTGTGTATTGTGTCCCCTTGCTGCCTCATGAACACCTAAACCTACTTTTTCACCATCTCCAATTATTGACTCATCAGATAATGTTTTTCCGTTCACGTTTAGTTCATCAAGAATTTCCATTGCTCTCTTAACTAAAACCTCCAATTCATAAGTTCTTGCTATATTTATCGCCATGGCACCTTTTTCTTTAAAATCAAAGAATTTTCTAAACCTTGCTCTTGGTCCAACTTCTGCCAATCTCCCATTGTATGTTGGGATTGTTGTTGATGCTTGCAATGCAACATCTTTTTCATAAAACTCAAAAGAAGCATATTCTACAACCTTACTCTGGTCGATTGCTGTTCTATCTCCATAGGTTGGATGAGTTGCTATATAACCAAAATCATGATACCCAAGTTTTTCTGGCAGTTCTGTTCCATCAGCTAATGTCTTGCTCTCAAATATTGGAACTAAATATTCTATTTGTTCTTTTGCAAGTTTTTCATATTCTTTGCATTTGTAGTATATTTTTGCCTTCGCAGATTCTGTTATGTTCTTTGCCATTCCTCCAATTCTAATGTTTGGTGGATGAATTCCTTCCCCTCCAACAACATCAACAATATATTGGGCAATTTTCCTCATTTTTTGGACTCTTTTTATAAACTCTACCCTATCCTTCTCTGGAACAAAATCGGGCGATATTAAAAACTGATGCAATGGATGAGAGTGCATTTTATTTGCAATCCCTATCAACTCCCTCAACAACAAGCCATCTTTTGGAGGTGTTATGTTACATGCGTCTTCTATTGCCTCAACTGATGAAATTGCATGAGCTACTGGACAAACTCCACAAAACCTCATAACTGCAATAGGTGCAAATTCTGCTGGTTTACCAACTAAAAACTTTTCAAATCCTCTAACTGGGGTTACACTTAAATAATATCCTTTCTCAACAATTCCTTCATCATCAACCTTTAAAACCAACTTTGCATGTCCTTCATGTCGCGTTGTAGGATGAATCTCCACAACCTTACCCATAATACCACCTTATTTGAAAAATTAATGTAGATATTATTAAAGATGATATCTATTAAAATTTATTGTTTAGTTAAAATGAAAAATTATATATGTTAAAATAAAATTTTGAGTTTTTATTAAAAAATAATAAAAATTTAAAAAATAAGATTACAAAATAAATATCTATTTTTAAAAATTAAATAAATTAAGGACATAATATCAACATAAAGTATGGCAAGATTAAAAATAAAAACTATTTTTGATTTTACCTCATTTTACTACAGAATTTCCCAAAATCAATTTTTAATATCTTTTCTTGCTTTTTTATATCCAAAAATTTAATTTAAATAATATTGTAATTTAAAATTTCAATATATATATAAAATTTTCTATTTGGTTCTAAATGTATTACTATATATATTAAAAATTGTTATGATATGTTCGATTAGTTTTCGCAATATGGATATCAAAATATTTAATGGTGGTCTAATGTCTGAATGGGAGCCAAAAATTATTGGGTTTTGTTGCAACTGGTGTACCTATGGTGGAGCAGATACCGCAGGAGTGGGAAGGATGCAGTATCCTCCAAGCATAAGGATAATTAGAGTCATGTGTTCTGGAAGAATTGAGCCATCCCTTGTTTTAAAAGCATTTAAAGAAGGTGCAGATGGTGTTTTTGTTGGAGGTTGCCACTTAGGGGATTGCCACTACGATTCTGGGAATTACAAATGGCAAAGAAGAGTCATGATGCTATACGAATTATTAGAAGAGTTGGGCATTGAAAGGGAAAGATTGAGGCACGAGTGGATTTCCGCATCAGAAGGGGAGAAGTTTCAGCAAACGATGATTGAATTCTACAATACAATAAAATCCCTTGGACCTTGCAAATTAAAAGAAAAATTAAACAAATAAGGTGATTAAATGGCAAAAATAGCAACAACATGGCTATGCTGCTGTTCTGGATGCCACATAAGTTTGTTAGATTTGCATGAAGAGCTTTTAAACTTGTTAGAAAATGTTGAACTTGTCCATTGTCCAGTATTAATGGATGTTAAGGAGATTCCGGATGAGATTGATGTTGCTTTAATTGAGGGTGGAATAAGAAACGAAGAGAACTTAGAAATTGCAAAAGAAATGAGAAAAAAGGCAAAAGTAGTTATTGCTTTTGGAACTTGTGCCACATTTGGGGGAATTCCAGGATTGGGCAATCTATATTCAAATGATGAGATATTGGAGAAGGCCTACAAAACAACACTAACAACAAAGAATGATGAAGGCATTATTCCAAGTGAAGAAGTTCCTTCATTAACTTCAAGAGTTAAGCCACTATCTGAGGTTATAGATGTTGATTACTTC contains the following coding sequences:
- the frhD gene encoding coenzyme F420-reducing hydrogenase, FrhD protein; translation: MPEYLNKEILILGCGNVLFGDDGFGYAVVNKLNALKEKIPILNSDKIGIIDAGTGASHFILSLIDENTPIRKIIIIDAIDFGLKPGELIKLYPNDLPKIKKYYIDAHDMPLAGMIKEISEKYGIKVVVIGCQSKNMTAPDICLELSEEVKKSVDKAVEMVLDELSK
- the frhA gene encoding coenzyme F420 hydrogenase subunit alpha, which produces MGKVVEIHPTTRHEGHAKLVLKVDDEGIVEKGYYLSVTPVRGFEKFLVGKPAEFAPIAVMRFCGVCPVAHAISSVEAIEDACNITPPKDGLLLRELIGIANKMHSHPLHQFLISPDFVPEKDRVEFIKRVQKMRKIAQYIVDVVGGEGIHPPNIRIGGMAKNITESAKAKIYYKCKEYEKLAKEQIEYLVPIFESKTLADGTELPEKLGYHDFGYIATHPTYGDRTAIDQSKVVEYASFEFYEKDVALQASTTIPTYNGRLAEVGPRARFRKFFDFKEKGAMAINIARTYELEVLVKRAMEILDELNVNGKTLSDESIIGDGEKVGLGVHEAARGHNTHQAAIDKRGNIVYYNAIVATTWNIPVIGKAIEGNHYKFAEYVVRAYDPCISCATHIIVKDYDNRVVDEKILK
- a CDS encoding hydrogenase iron-sulfur subunit, whose translation is MSEWEPKIIGFCCNWCTYGGADTAGVGRMQYPPSIRIIRVMCSGRIEPSLVLKAFKEGADGVFVGGCHLGDCHYDSGNYKWQRRVMMLYELLEELGIERERLRHEWISASEGEKFQQTMIEFYNTIKSLGPCKLKEKLNK